From the Papaver somniferum cultivar HN1 chromosome 2, ASM357369v1, whole genome shotgun sequence genome, the window GTGGTTAGGCTGAACTTGgtttatggtgaaaaattgcatAACCCAAATAAGATTCTAAAGTCTATTTCATGAAGGGATCAATGTTAGGTTTGATGGTAGATTGCCTTGAGCCTTTAAAAGTAGAGGCAGCACTTCAAGAACAGTTAAAAATTTGCGATTTTGATATTTTACTAAAAAAGCTCGGAATATCTCCTTTAAGATTAAGGCAATTTCCTCACTTGCATCAAGCTAGTTCTAACCTGGATACCAGCTGCAGAGTCTTTGAGACAACTGGTCCACTTAACTTTTAAAATGGAAAGTTACTTGTATCGATTAGGTATCATTTTCGAACTATGTTCTGAGCAAATAGTGCGTTACTAACAGTAGCAGATATATGTCATATTTGGAACTCAAGTTTTGGTTTACCTTTTACGATTGTATCCCTAAAGTAGCTATAAAGAAAAATAAGGGGCCGAATTAAATAAACATACCTCAAGCTTACtggcatcatcatcatctaacaAATCATCATACCGAACCTTAACTTGTTTTTGTGTTTTCTGCAAAATTGTACATCTGAACCAGCATCCTCGGATGCCACTATCTTGAGACAATAGCTCAATCTTCTCCTCAATcttaagaggctgcgaaaaaaaggTGCTGGATCCCATGTGCTTGACAGTCATAGGCCTTGGTCCAGAGATCCTTAGACCAGAATGACTTGTCACAATTCCCTGACGCCCTCTGCAACTTCTGGACCTCTTAACTCCTTTATTTATGGTGCCTCCATGGCTAAAATCTTTCTCTTCTTCCAAACACAAAAGGATTGGTTGTTCAAAGTAGCCTCGCAATTTAGTCAGGTCAAAGGGTTTAACTGTATTGTTTCTGAACTGTCTGTAACATAGGTGGATTTTGGTTGAATACATTCGAGGAAGAACACTCAAACATTTCTCATGGTGCTCAGGAGTTAAAACTGTGGCAGGACCATCAACACATTCTGCACTTACGACCTGAACATAAGGTGTGATATAAACTTCTCTTGGGTGTGGATTTGGTTGGGCCCGCGAACCCTCAATCTCCTGATTGTCATGAAACCACCGCACTTTGACCTTTTTTAGTCCCTTCCTATCTTCATACATATCTTCCAAGTATGCAAGGTATGGTTTTTCCTCTTTAGCCATGAcgagaacaaaagaataaatctggataaaaataaataaattaacattTGTATTTGAAGGTCTGACTGACATTTTAAATTTAAAATAGGCTTAAATGTCATAAGTGTATCGATGCTTACAGCTATTGTAATTTTATTCCTGCAAAATGATGGGTAATGTGTGAGCTGTTTAGCACAGGTCCAAGCATCACCTGACCATACGATATCCGAATTACGGCCTTTCAGCTTCCTTGAGAATCGACTCTGGAAAGGAAACACAGGATAAGTTCCaaaaaacacagaaaaacacAGAAATTAAAGGTCACGAGATGAACAATTTCTTTAACAGCTACCATGGGATATCTTAGATGGATCCTTGGAGAAATGAGTCCGTTCATTGGGCCTTGCATTGAATCGGCTTTTCGTAATTCtgtcaataaaataattaaactGCTTAGTGATCCTCCACTTAGTAAAACATAATATGGAATAATTCGAAGCTTTATAAAGAAGCATGGCTACAGTTCATATATCTAGTAAAGATAGCAAAATTTAAAAGACCTATATTTATAGAGTAACAACTAGCAACATAACCAAATTTTATATACTGAACTGCTGTCATGTAAATTTCTCTTCCGAAAACAAACCTTTATAGGTTGGGAAATAATTTCACCAAACTTCTCTGCATTAGTATAATACAGATAGAGAATAGATTTTCCAAATTAATCAGAATTTCATAATCTATTAACTTGCTCAGCCGTTCACAAGTTTTTACGTTTTATCCCTAGTTCACTCATTCGATTTTGTTATATGGATGAAAAAACATACAGCCATCATACATATATGCATCATGGCAATCTTTTACTAGAAATGCATATTTTAGGTACAAATAAGTATGTTTAAGGTCTAGATTACTGGACTGCTAACTAATATGTATACTTAATACGTAGTAATTTGTACAATTAACTGTTATGTGTTAACAACAAGTCAAAAAACAGATTAACCGGCAACACTAGGATCTCCATAATCCAGTGCTCTACTCTACCAGTTTGGCTATCCCAGCACCCTCAAGGCACCGTCCTAATCCCCGCCCTACTGGAGCACTTGGATCTCCAATAATTCAATTAGAAATTCTGCATAAATGCAGCTGAATCCAATACTGAGATGACACAGTCACACTCATAAAAACATGGCCATGTGGGTTAAAGACCATCTCTTAAAACATAACGGTGGATGCAAGCTTCAAACTACTATTTTTCCCAATAATGTGTCAAATTTTTAACCATACAGAGCGTTCTTAGGATCAATACATAACTATACAGTACACATTCAGTACTCCACAAACACAAATAATAGCTCAGACATTGCAATTGAAAGAAATTCAACCCAAGAAATAAACAGCCAACACTAATAAGACACTGAAAAcataaaactcaaatacgaaACACAGTAAGGCGAGTATGTACCAGAAAAATGATGTGGAAGAAGCTGCTTGGAAAGCAATGAGGTAAGCCAATCCACAACCTCACGTTTAGATCTCCATTTAAAGCAAGGAGTAATAGAAGTTTCAGATCCATAAGCATGTAGAAACTCCTCTGAAACAACATAAATCATATGCCTGACACTTCTTTCAGTGCCCACAACAGCAAGAATAGAATCACCATTTAAATCCTTCAAGTAATAATGAACCACTCTATTACCCTTTTCCTGTGAAACAAAGTGTTCATTCCATTCCAGGAATCCATGAAATTCTTCAGACATATCGACAGATAGAGATAAAACAGCAAAAGAGTATTAAATTATCAGAGTAATTGGAATTTGGAACCCTATACAGAAGGTATCACATGGTTCACTGCAGTCAACGAGTTGGGCAACCAAAATTAGCTGCAAAAAGCAGTGAATTTGATGAATTGAGCTTAATTTTTCAGCTTGAGAGTAATTTGATTACCGAATATGAGAAAAGGAAGAAGTGAGGGGGTAGATATTGAAGAAGAAAGGGGAAGAGTTGCAGAGCTTCGGTGCCGATTTCACATCTAATGTTTTTACATGGTCGCCGGTCTTCTTTTCAGCTCATTAAGGAAGAGAGAAAAATTAAATCCCGATTTTGCCCACCATCTTGTTAAATTTCAATTCTGCCACCCCGAATTAGGTTTTGGAGCAGGGACACACGGTCACGACTTCACCAGCCACGGCTCAATGTCTCCCGCCCGACCAAGAGCCATTTCTAGGTAAATTCATATTTCCAGCACTAATTTCTTTTGACTCAGCCCTTGACTCTCCGATCCTTACGAAGGATTCTTTTAGAGAAAGGGCTATGGAACGAGTGTTTTTAACACTCATTCACTGTCTAAACGAGTGAGAGACTGAGTAAAAAAGTGTGTTTCTAACCATAGGAGAGGCTAAAATACACATTAAGAGGCACATGATCAGTCTCTTGGAGGGAAAATTTCTTGAAGAGACTGATTATCAGCCGcttgagagagaaaaaatcacccAAGAGGCAGAAGATCAGCCTCCCCAACATGATCTtagatattttaatatattttttttttgttttttatctcCATGCAGAAGATCAGCCTCTTAGGACAATTTTTTCTCCAGGAGGCAGAAGATTAGCCTCCTAACTCAAGTTTTTCTCAGGAGGCAGAAAATTAGCCTCCTAGTGAAGACTGTCGACCACTCATTCGCTTGAATGAGTATGTGAGTGATTTTTGATGAATGAGTGGTGTTCTCACTCCATAGCAgcacctaatttgatcaaatctaGTGAAACTCGTTCATTTTGAATGAAAACCCTcactccatagcccttgctcttaggGATACCAGTTTACTGGGAAAGTATCAAAATCCATGTAAACAAAACACCAGCAGTGTTGATTTTTACAGCTTGTCTCAAAATTTATAAGTTAAAAATCTGACTCAAGGCTGACTCTAGCTCGTGGTATCGAAATCCATATAAATAAAACATTAGCAGTGTTGATTATTACCGCTTGTCTCAAAATTAAGAAGTTAGAAGTCTGACTCGAGGCTTACTCCTGGTGGGCCGAGCCGGATCCTTCCTTGGATTTGAATGAGACTTTGAGTTATGAACTTTTATGCTTTACCAGGGCGGGTATGTTTTGTATGTGTTTTGGGTGACTCAAAATGGCCAATGTAAATAGGATTTTCTTACACCATCTTATATTTTTGGCTTTAATGTCGCGACTCGTGAGAGGTTAGATTTCTGGATATATAGTCACTTCCAAAATTGGAAGTGTGGATAGTATAGAGATTACAAATATTCTAATAAAAAGAATTACAACAAAATTGATGATGTATTAAAACTGCTGCACAGTTAAATGAAGTCAAAAGCTAGTCAGTGAAGGGTGGCtttgaagagaagaaaagaaaaacacacGTAGGAAATCATCTCTATTCTCAGCAAGCAtgcaaaaatgaaaacaaattatTCCTTGTCTTATACGAATAACCTTTCCCATGAATCATGTGATTTGCGATGAGCGCTGCAGAATCCACACATGCACCAGTCCCCTTTTAAGGCAGTGCAAGAATCATATCAAGGCAAACCCAAACTGCTGTAGGTCTCTAAAGTGCAAGATGTAGACCTTTAACTAATATTATTGTTATAATAAACGAACCTGCCGCATCCCCGGCAGCACATCCTGCAGTAGAAATAGAGCATGTTATTGTATTTTAAGACAATGTTATAATTCCATATAGAAAATGCATCTGTTCAGAATGTCCTAATAAAAGTTTCTTAGTTTTCAGTTGGCCAACACTTGGCCAACAAGATTTCAAAGTTTAGACCTCTAAACGATAATGAAGATCTCATCCTAAGAATGATTTGTCAGAACAAAACTAAGAGGGTTATTTAAGTAattgtaaacaaaaaaaaaaggttaaaagtTAGGATGCGTTTACCAATCCATTGCCCAATGGAAGGATGGAAGAAAGCGCCAACTCCTGCTCCAATGGAAGCAAATATCAAGGAACCGCCACATTTAACAGTTGTAATACAGATTTTGGTTCCAATAAGCTTCATAAGAGCTGCTCTATCAATCTTTTCAGCTTCCTCAGGTTTATCAGTAAACATAAACTTGCAGCTTCTGTAGATGTCAATTCCAACTTGGACAAGCCATGCTGCTGCAATCCCTAACAAATGTCCTGTAATTAAGAACGAAAACGAAAAACGGACAATACATCAATAATGTTAAAAACAGATGAAATTAAACTTAGCCAATCATGCCATACTAATCATGAATGAAAGGATCATAAAGTTCAACCTCTGAATGTTGTTCTACTAACACGGCAGAACAACTCTAGACCAGGCATCCCCCTGGCGGCCTTGCGTCTGGCTGATACCGGGATATCTGCACATAGAAAAAATCCATTAGTAGTTTGACAGAGTTTCCtttctctttttttgtttttgttgactTAAACTCAAAATTTCAGCTGAAAAGGTGAATGACATAAAGAGTGTGCCTTTAAGAAGTTTCCATGCCATCCTTCGTGAAACATAATGAACAGCAACTCTTTCAAGAACCCGTCTAGTCGTTGAAACAGTAATCTGAGACGAATACAAAAACACAATTGAGATTAACCAACACACAAGAGAGAAGCATAAAAGTATGAAATACACAATGGCCTAATTCAGATCGAACCTTAACTTATATTCGGAAGTCAAGAAAACAGTTCAAGTTCATGACAAATAATGCATATAAGTCCTCCTATATACAAGTTTTAAATCGACGAAAGTGAGGGGA encodes:
- the LOC113348474 gene encoding uncharacterized protein LOC113348474, yielding MSEEFHGFLEWNEHFVSQEKGNRVVHYYLKDLNGDSILAVVGTERSVRHMIYVVSEEFLHAYGSETSITPCFKWRSKREVVDWLTSLLSKQLLPHHFSELRKADSMQGPMNGLISPRIHLRYPMSRFSRKLKGRNSDIVWSGDAWTCAKQLTHYPSFCRNKITIAIYSFVLVMAKEEKPYLAYLEDMYEDRKGLKKVKVRWFHDNQEIEGSRAQPNPHPREVYITPYVQVVSAECVDGPATVLTPEHHEKCLSVLPRMYSTKIHLCYRQFRNNTVKPFDLTKLRGYFEQPILLCLEEEKDFSHGGTINKGVKRSRSCRGRQGIVTSHSGLRISGPRPMTVKHMGSSTFFSQPLKIEEKIELLSQDSGIRGCWFRCTILQKTQKQVKVRYDDLLDDDDASKLEEWVPSFRLAAPDKLGLRSSSRPMIRPCRSDIDMDDSHGIGAPVDAWWNDGWWEGVVTDTKYCGDHNTLQVYFPGENLLSTFQRSDLRSSRDWIGNQWVDVKSDPDIVSLVSGAVGLMQNTV